From a single Streptomyces sp. 1331.2 genomic region:
- a CDS encoding LysR substrate-binding domain-containing protein has product MQRLDPRLLATLEAVVRHGSFNVAARELGYSAPAVSQQIAELERRAGLILIERRPVRATPAGMVLLDAEQRVRSALAAASVELDAMRAGTAGRIRLGAFASSAAGIVPQALAELHAAYPDVRVSLSQVEPEAGYSRLKRGDMDLALTYDYDFIPVPPPRTLRRLLVARDPVVAVVPADHPLADRDVIALADLASETWIAAPEAALRLELLAQMARTPGFQARLDYDGDDFNTVLGFVAAGLCVAVMPRLALPPGSAQVVARPLADPELTRFIYTVRIDTRHAPCALLALERMLAAQAQAALS; this is encoded by the coding sequence GTGCAGAGACTCGACCCCCGGCTGCTCGCCACCCTCGAAGCCGTGGTCCGCCACGGCTCCTTCAACGTCGCCGCGCGCGAACTGGGCTACAGCGCGCCCGCCGTCTCCCAACAGATCGCCGAACTGGAACGCCGGGCCGGCCTCATCCTGATAGAGCGCCGCCCGGTGCGCGCCACCCCGGCCGGCATGGTCCTCCTCGACGCCGAACAGCGCGTCCGGAGCGCCCTGGCGGCGGCCTCCGTGGAACTCGACGCGATGCGCGCGGGCACGGCGGGACGGATCAGGCTCGGCGCCTTCGCCTCCTCCGCCGCCGGCATCGTCCCGCAGGCGCTGGCGGAGCTCCACGCGGCCTACCCCGACGTCCGGGTCAGCCTGTCCCAGGTGGAGCCCGAAGCCGGCTACAGCCGGCTCAAACGGGGCGACATGGACCTGGCCCTCACGTACGACTACGACTTCATCCCGGTACCGCCGCCCCGGACGCTGCGCCGACTGCTGGTCGCCCGGGACCCGGTGGTGGCGGTCGTCCCGGCCGACCACCCCCTCGCCGACCGGGACGTCATCGCCCTGGCCGACCTCGCCTCGGAGACGTGGATCGCCGCCCCCGAGGCCGCCCTGCGCCTGGAACTGCTCGCCCAGATGGCCAGGACTCCCGGCTTCCAGGCCCGCCTGGACTACGACGGCGACGACTTCAACACCGTGCTCGGCTTCGTGGCCGCCGGCCTGTGCGTCGCCGTCATGCCCAGGCTGGCGCTGCCCCCGGGCAGCGCGCAGGTCGTGGCCCGCCCCCTCGCCGACCCGGAGCTGACGCGTTTCATCTACACCGTCCGCATCGACACCCGGCACGCCCCGTGCGCCCTCCTGGCCCTGGAACGGATGCTCGCCGCGCAGGCGCAGGCCGCCCTCTCCTGA
- a CDS encoding RICIN domain-containing protein, whose product MPVPTQELKLEIVNAATGKTLGAPPTPNSDGALVVRGFPGDGPSPEQWQLAPVQTANGGFEQDDQGYVIRNAADNKALEPISKDGGVRRSAAAAGKKDQQWHVVPVEGEAGLYFIESVTDGTVLDLPDRDEDDADEPEIRVVLRRYDDAAKSQRWRFVTAEPVRTSDLVLRFAQRDHWNGRRSWPLVRSTALRMVPGATPSFSDMLLVLEQFGSDKTAGEWTGEGPNRVPGQPGWWAGAGARFLADRTGAGRHDIVALRPAKGAVTAPSRGDGTFDDEQALYKSAPALAPTDLWTLADTTGSGKPDVVVLAADGVRVSLQGDGGKFAPAAGKLVLKAFGSDPKAGGWLADQHPRFLADTTGDGRLDLVGCHEDGVWISLQADDGTFADLPDEPALRAFGHGEKAGGWLLDRHPRFLADTTGDGRLDLVGCHDEGVWVSLQGDDGTFTEPSLVLGDFGTVQGWKSVAKHPRFLVRTTADGPMDIVGFGPQGVAVSRGRGDGTFEPAKLVLNDFGTAQGWTPKKHLRFLADVTGDGTPDIVGFGDEGVWASQGLGDGRFGQPQLVCRGFGYSDDAGAWRVDRHPRFVGDITGEGRVDLVGFGGPGVFVARNLYRRFRTR is encoded by the coding sequence ATGCCCGTGCCCACGCAAGAACTGAAGCTGGAGATCGTCAACGCCGCCACGGGGAAGACCCTCGGCGCCCCGCCGACGCCGAACTCGGACGGGGCACTGGTCGTCCGCGGCTTCCCCGGGGACGGCCCGAGCCCGGAGCAGTGGCAGCTCGCCCCCGTGCAGACCGCGAACGGCGGGTTCGAGCAGGACGACCAGGGCTATGTGATCCGCAACGCGGCCGACAACAAGGCGCTCGAACCCATCAGCAAGGACGGCGGCGTCCGCCGGTCGGCCGCCGCAGCGGGCAAGAAGGACCAGCAGTGGCACGTCGTCCCTGTCGAGGGTGAGGCGGGCCTCTACTTCATCGAGAGCGTGACCGACGGCACCGTCCTCGACCTCCCCGACCGTGACGAGGACGACGCCGATGAGCCCGAGATCCGTGTCGTCCTGCGCAGGTACGACGACGCCGCGAAGAGCCAGCGCTGGCGCTTCGTCACCGCCGAACCCGTCCGCACCAGCGACCTGGTGCTGCGCTTCGCCCAGCGCGACCACTGGAACGGCCGCCGGTCCTGGCCCCTGGTCCGCTCGACCGCGCTGCGGATGGTCCCCGGCGCCACCCCCTCCTTCAGCGACATGCTGCTCGTCCTGGAGCAGTTCGGGAGCGACAAGACCGCCGGGGAGTGGACCGGCGAGGGGCCCAACCGCGTTCCTGGTCAACCGGGTTGGTGGGCCGGTGCCGGTGCGCGGTTCCTCGCCGACCGCACGGGGGCGGGGCGGCACGACATCGTGGCACTTCGGCCCGCCAAGGGGGCCGTGACGGCGCCCAGTCGGGGCGACGGCACCTTCGACGACGAGCAGGCCCTGTACAAGTCCGCGCCCGCCCTGGCGCCCACCGACCTGTGGACCCTCGCCGACACCACGGGCAGCGGCAAGCCCGATGTCGTGGTGCTGGCCGCCGACGGCGTCCGGGTGTCCCTCCAGGGCGACGGCGGCAAGTTCGCCCCTGCCGCCGGCAAGTTGGTCCTCAAGGCGTTCGGCAGCGACCCGAAGGCCGGTGGCTGGCTCGCCGACCAGCACCCCCGCTTCCTCGCCGACACCACCGGCGACGGCCGCCTCGACCTCGTCGGCTGCCACGAGGACGGCGTCTGGATCTCCCTCCAGGCCGACGACGGCACGTTCGCCGATCTCCCGGATGAGCCGGCCCTCAGGGCGTTCGGCCACGGCGAGAAGGCGGGCGGCTGGCTCCTCGACAGGCACCCCCGCTTCCTCGCCGACACCACCGGCGACGGCCGCCTCGACCTCGTCGGCTGCCACGACGAGGGCGTCTGGGTCTCCCTCCAGGGCGACGACGGCACGTTCACCGAACCCTCGCTCGTCCTGGGCGACTTCGGGACCGTCCAGGGCTGGAAGTCGGTCGCGAAACACCCCCGCTTCCTGGTCAGGACCACCGCCGACGGGCCCATGGACATCGTCGGGTTCGGCCCGCAGGGCGTCGCGGTGTCCCGCGGGCGCGGCGACGGCACCTTCGAGCCCGCCAAGCTGGTCCTGAACGACTTCGGGACGGCGCAGGGGTGGACGCCCAAGAAGCACCTGCGGTTCCTCGCCGACGTCACCGGCGACGGCACCCCGGACATCGTCGGCTTCGGTGACGAGGGCGTCTGGGCGTCGCAAGGCCTCGGCGACGGCCGGTTCGGGCAGCCTCAGTTGGTGTGCCGCGGCTTCGGCTACAGCGACGACGCGGGCGCCTGGCGGGTCGACCGGCACCCCCGCTTCGTCGGCGACATCACCGGTGAGGGGCGCGTTGACCTCGTCGGCTTCGGCGGGCCGGGGGTGTTCGTGGCCCGGAACCTCTACCGCCGCTTCAGGACCCGCTGA